The DNA segment CACGCTTGATCTTCTCAAGGTAATGCTTGTATTCTGATACTTCAGGTTCATTGATGATATCTGGCTTGTTCGCAAGCAGCTTGCCCAGCTCAATATCCTTGAACGCCAACGCTTGTCTGAACTTCATTCTTGCCCGACGAGCTGCGTCATTGAGCTGCTTTGATATCGCATCAGTGGAGTCAGCTGCGTATCTTAGATGAACAAACATCCCTGGACCTTCATGTTTCAGTACAAGTTCGTCGAATTCTTCAAGCATTGCAACAAGCTCTTTCGCATTCATATCCTCGATCTTGCCGCGGTACTTATCACGAAACGCTTCTGCATCCTTGACTGCCTTCTTCAGCTCCTTCTCGATTTTTCCGGGCCAGTCCGGCTCCTGACGGAGTCCTTCAACCTGAATTCCAGAAGGCCCGAGAAGCTGATAAAGATCCCAAATCATTTCTTCTTTGGACATGGCAATTCGCCATTAATGATTTCGAAGCGCATCTCTTATGAAGTCATCGAAAGACTGTACTTGAGGTTTCGAATAATTCCTCATTCTAATGCTTCTGCGTCAGATTTTCCAGCGGATTCGTCATTGTCTATCGACAAAGAAATGAAGATAATACACATCAGAATTCCAACCCCGATAACAACGATATTCACACCGATTGTGCATGCCTGGGCTGATTGAGAAAAGAGCCGTTGAACTTGCCAATAGGCAAACACAAGAAGCACAGCAATGCAGAGTAGCCAAAATACCGCCCCCCAATTCATAATCCACGTTTTGATATCAATTCCAAAGGTAGGGGGCATAGCCACTTGGATGAAGATGTGTAAGAAAGCAGTGACTGCAGCAATGACAAGTAGTATAGTCGCATCTATACCATCACAACGTCCCTTGTTTTTCTGAGTAAATGAATTAGCCTTAACCCATAGTCCCGCCCAAAACCCTAGTCTTTCTGGCCCTAATCTTCTTCTAGCAGTGTCTTCCTACGCTTAGGTTTCTGACTCCTTCTAAAAAGGACAATAGCAACCGCAATGAGAATCGTGGAGGCAGTCGCAACCGCAATTCCGACGATTGATTGAACAGACTGAATCCCTCGCCCTATTTCAAATGGCCCAACAAGGGTTTCAGAAGAAAGCGCATGAAAAGAATACGCACCAGTTTCGTTTCTATATGCGCCTTGGACAGCCAAGCTGAAATATGATTCCTTACCACTCTGGCTACCTTTCATTCTGAATGCGTGGGTCATTTCAGCACTCGAAGCACCGGTTGTGATAGGCGAGGCTTCATAATCTCGTATGGCAGCCAGCACAAAATCCGTTGAGTCCACTTCCGAGGTATGAACGAATAGAGACACGCGAGTGATGTTGACTTGGGTGATGTTCTCCTGAATTGGTGCTACTCCAACACTAAGGTTGACAGTCTCGTTGAATGGTGTAACCCATGGTGTATCTGCTTCGATGCTTACGGTCACAGTCACTCCGTCGTCCGAATATGTGACGGGTTGAAATTGCGTTGCAGGCATCAGCAACAGATAGCCTGTAAACGCCAACCAGACGAACACTAGTAGTTTCTTCACTTCACATCACCCTATAGTGTCATTCATCTTTCGACTATATCGTCTAGCCAATCCAGTACTTGTGAATAGGCATCGATTCTGTTCTCAAGTTTAGACAGGCCATGGCCTTCATCCGGATATGTCAACAATTCTACTGCTATTCCCTTCGCTTTGATTTCTTCATAGATTTGAACAGATTCGGAAAGCGGAACGCGTTCATCATTCTCTCCCTGAATTATGAAGAGCGGACATTCTATTTCATCGACTTTGTGAATAGGCGAAATCTGCTCTAGTATCTCTCTATCTTCATCCAAGCTGCCATATTCCGCCTCTCTAAGGCTCCTCCTCCAATCCGCAGTATTCTCCAGAAATGTAACGAAGTTGCTTATTCCAACGATATCGACTGCCGCCGTCCACAAATCTGGATACTCGGTGATTGAGGAAAGGACAGCGAAGCCGCCGTAGCTCCCACCATAAATTATCAACTTGTCACCATTAATCGAATCGACATCACTCTTGAGATGTAGAGCAAGCTGCTGGATGTCATGTATCGAATCCAATCGCTTTTCTACATTATCAAGATCCATATATGTTCGGCCATATCCAGTACTGCCCCTTATGTTTGGGGTAACTACCGCATATCCAGAAGATAGCATGAATTGGATTACGGGGCTGAAACCGGGTCGAATTTGAGATTCAGGGCCTCCATGTATAGCCAGTATTGCAGGCCACCCCTTTTCAGGCATTTCGCCCTGCGGCAGATACTGGAAATAGGGAACTGTCAAGTCATCAAAGCTCTCAAAGTCCCTAAGTGATGCGTCTACAAATGAATCAGGATCAAGCCCAGCAGTATTCACACTAGTGGCTTTCCATGCAAGACGATCCTCTACTTCAACGACCCAGACATTCGTGGGCTGGTCAGGAGTGCTCAATGTCAATGCCAGATGATTCCCGTCAGGAGAAAGACTCATTCCACTCTGAAAGGATCTAGCATCTCCTGATTCGATGACGCCCTTCACGGGAGGTTCAATTCGTTCTAGATCTTCGACAGAACCATCAGCTTGAAACTTCCCACGGTATATCTCGCTGTAGCCTTCAACATTCTCGGTGAAGTACATGAACGGGTCTCCTTCGGCGTAAGCAATCTCCTCTACTTCGTGTTCGAGTGGAGGGTCGGTGTCTTCAATGAGTTTGAATGCTCCCTCTAGACCAAGAACTCCCAGCCGCCTCTTATCAGACTCGAGGTCGCTCATCACCAATATGCTCTCAGAGTCAATCCATCTGGCTGACTGCCACCGTACACTTTTGCCATTCGACACCTCTTCTGTAAGGCTTCGTACAGTTCCATCTTCAGTCTCCAGGAGAAGAAGTTCCTGATCCACATTTCCACGATACTTGTCTAGTACTACTTTCGATTCATCAGGTGAGGTAGTTCTGGGTATCACTATGCCTTCATCTGGTTTGTACAGCAGCTCCGGATCGGATGAAGAGAGCGGAATTTGTCTTCTATAGACGTCTAGCCGAGCTTTGTCTTCAATATTTGCAATGTAGTAGATGGCATTTTCTGTTACATGGGCAAATCTGTGCTTTGCCTCTAAATCCTTAGAGATCCACTCCATATCATAGCCATCGATGAGCCCAAACTGAAAATTCTCATCACCCCCATAGTCTCTTGTAAACATCAATGTTCCATCACTGAGGAAATGGGGTGCGGTACACCTGTCATCTTCAAAGGTCAATCGAGTGGGCCACAAGGGTTTTCCGCGCTCGATATCGACAGTGTAGATTTGATAGAATCCAGGAGCATTGTACGCAAAGGCAATGCTCTTCTTCTCTGGGTGCCATACAGCACCGCCAGCAGTCTCCACAGCAAGATACCGTTCGAAAGAGCTTCGAGAAGGCATGTCATGGTGATTATGTAAACAGGGCTTTGAGTTTTGTGATTCTGCAGGCTTCAATCATAAAATTGTTTGATAGCTAAATTGACGTTCACACAAGCCTTATTTCTCAGAGTTACGTATGTTGAACCGGAGATTGAGTAAAATGGGAGAAGATGTTTCGGAAGGTAGAGGTTTTTACTTGTCGCCTCCGCGGCTTGCAGCAGTAAATTTTGCTGTTTTGTTCATAGTGGCATTCTTCAAATCAAGTCTGAATTTCAGCTTTTGGAGAATAGCTCTCTATGTGATTGGGATTGTCTTGACCTTCGCATTCATCTACTCATTTATCAAAACGTATCAAATTCCGCAGACTCGAATGGTGCCCGAAGAAGTTGATATACTGATTATGTACGGACCTTTTGCAACTGTCAGACATCCCAATTTTACAGGTATTCTACTCATGAATATCGCCTTCTTCTGCTTCTTCCCCACGGTCTGGCTGCTTCCATTCATTCTCCTGTTTTCAGGTGGGTGGTATCATGAGGCCAAATACGAGGAGACGATCCTTATTGAGAAATTCGGCCAGAAATACGAAGAGTACATGCAGCATACAGGCATGTTTCTACCAAAACTTGAATAGACAATCCGACATGAATTATGCATTTCCGTGATTTGCTATTCACTGGGTTTGTATATCTCCTCGTCCTTGCGTTTGAAAGCCATCAAGCCGCAAGATATTAGGACAAGCATTAGTTGACCACAACACCCATTTCGTAATGGGCGCAAATGGTAAGCTCTATCTGGGAGCTTCCAGTTTTTTCAACAAAGTGGTGATGTGGTCTTGAATTTACCCACTATTATCGTGCACGGCGGAGCAGGCAAATGGAAAGATAAACGGATACCGGTCGGACTCGAAGAAGTAGAGAAAGCTTCGGAAATTGGTTTTAAGATTCTTGAGAAAGGAGGCTCAGCGCTTGATGCAGCGGAAGGCTGCACTGTCTATATGGAGAGCTGTGGGAATCTGAACGCCGGAGTGGGAGCACGAAAAACCATCGATGGAATCAGAGAACTCGACGCCATGATCATAGATGGGGCAAATCTTGAATCAGGAGCAGTCATGGCGGTAAAGGGCATTCGTCATCCAACACCACTTGCCAGGTATGTTATGGAAGAAACGAAGTACAATCAGGTAGCGGGTGAAGGAGCAAGACTACTTTACCAAGAGATGATCAGCAAGGGATATCGAGAAGAGACAGAACCAGGATATCCTAAGCCAAAAATCAAAGTGGACGGGGCTGACACGGTTGGATGTGTTGTTGTCGACAAAGAGGGACGAATAGCAGCTACTTCGTCAACCGGAGGTATATCTGACAAGATTCCGGGCCGAGTAGGAGACTCACCTGTTTTTGGTGCGGGTGCATATGCCAATGATATAGCAGGGGCCACCGCTACGGGGTACGGCGAACACATAGTTCGGGTACAATTGACGAGGATGGTAGTACTGTATATCGAACAAGGTATGGAGGTACAAGCAGCCTGTGATAAAGCCATGAATCTGTTTGAAGAAAAGACAGGAAGTGAGGCAGGGGTCATAGCTGTAGACAGGGATGGAAGCCATGGCTGGGCCCTAAATACCAAAGCAATGCCGTCAGGAGTTATTTCAGTTTCGATTGATAACATGAAATCCGAAACCTTCCACGATCAAGAACCAAATGCAAAGGAGTGACTCAACAGAATGGCAAATCCCAAAGAGCTGGACGAATACATCAAGGGTGGAAAGGCCATTGTGTGGCCCAAAAGATTCGCTGTGACAAAAGCTGAAGAAGCAAACTGTAATTGCTTCGTGGTTATCCAAGATCAGAATGAAATCACCTTGGTTGTTGAGGAGGAGAAACTGGACACTGTTCCGGTTATCGAGGTCGAGCGTGGCTGGCGTATGATTACTTTCGATATGATATTGCCCTTTGGGGTTGTAGGCTTCTTAGCACGAATAGCTCAAGCCCTTGCAGAAGCTAGAGTGTCTATCTTTGCGTTATCTGCGTACTCAACAGATCATATTCTTGTTAAGGAGGATAATCTTGACAAGGCTGTTCATGCTTTGGAGTCTCTAGGGTTGGTTGTAGCAGAACAAGAGGACATGTGAACATCAGATACCCATTATTCCGAAGACTCTTGCTTCAGAAGGCGCTCGATAATTGATGAGTAATCGTTATACGTACGCAGCCCGGGCAATCTACCTACCGGTTCCCCGTTCTTGAAAACTACAACCATAGGAACTGATTGTACGCCAAACTGCTGTGCTGCACGTTGATTCCTATCGATATCGATTTTGGCTAGAAAGGCTTCGCCTTTGTAGTCTTGAGCTAAACGTTGAAATATCGGCGTTAGAGCCTTGCAAGGACCACACCATTCGGCAAAGAAGTCAACTAGAGCAATGTTTGTTTTCTTGAGAGTTGACCAGAAATTCTGTTCTGTTAGATGCTCAACAGTCCCCTTTGACAAGGGCTCACGAACTTCTGGCTGCTGAGAGCGCCGGATGAGTTCTTGCATTTTCCGTTCCCTGATTTTCGCAAGTTCTTCATCTTCGGTCAATATTCACACCATCGCCTGTGCATTTCGTTTGCACAACCGATAAAAAGTCTTTGGTGGGGTAGCTGCGAAACAATCACATATCGCGTTAGAACTTGTTGATCTCACATAGATATGTTTAGTTCCCAGTTGTTATATGGTGGGAGACAATCCAAAAAGTACAGGACGGTTTAACGGTGGCAAAGGATGACAGAATCTATTATGCCATGATATTAGCCTGTATGTTCTTCTGGGGTGGCAGCTGGGTTTCGGGAAAAATCCTAGTGGATATTGCTCCACCGTTTACGATTGGCTTCTTTCGATTTTTAATCGCTTCTTTGTTTTTTGTACCACTTCTAATCTTGAAACAAAATTCTCTTGAGACGAATCTCTCGCGCTCTGATTACGGATATTTTGTTCTCCTCGGACTGACAGGTATCTTCGGATATGGTATTCTCTTTCTAACCGGCATGCGCTTCACAACAGCTGCACAGGGTTCGATAATAGCTGGTGTCAATCCAGCTTCGGTCAGTCTCTGGGCACATGTTATACACAAAGAAAAACTAGGCTCGAAGTGGCGCTATATTGGCTTCATTTTGAGCTTCCTTGGCATCGTGTTCGTAATTGGCGTACAATCCCTCATCAATTTCAGATTAGAGTATTTGATTGGAAACCTCATCATCTTGGGCGCGATGATTCTCTGGGGAATCTATTCTTCAATAGGCAAGTCTGCAATGAGAAATGTCTCCTCTATCCAAGCGACAGCTGGAGGAACCTTCGTAGGAACTGTGTTCTTCGCAGCAGGAGCTGTGTTTGAAGGTTTTTGGACGTTGCCTGCTATGGTAGATCCATTCTTCTGGTTACAGGTCGCGTTCCTAGGCATACTTGTAACATTTGTTAGTTTTCTGTTCTACTTCCATGCAATCAGGAATATTGGTGCTACAAGAACAAGCGTATTCATCAATCTTGTACCGGTTTTTGGCACGACTCTGTCTATTCTTCTTCTCCGTGAACCAATCTATTGGACATTCATCGTGGGCTTGATTTTGGTTGTGGTAGGTATTCTCATCATAAATTATCCCGAGACGGAAAAAGAGAAAGCAAATCATGCAATTGTCACAACGGAAGACACATAATCCAGAAACCACCTCTTTGTTAGTTACCTGAAATAGTTTTGAGGGTGCACAGAGTATGAATCCTTATGAAAAGCTGCTCAAAGAGTATCGCGATGTTATTCTGATTGGTTCTGCTCAATCCATAGTCCATTGGGATTTGGAAACATATATGCCTCCAAAGGGGGTTAAACAAAGGAGCGAGCAACTAGCATTACTGAGCAGACTTGAACATAGAATGATAACTAGTGACAAAATAGGAAAGCTGCTGGATGAAGCAGAAAAAGACATTGAAGACATGTCTCAAGAGCAGAAACGAAATCTCCATCTTATTCGAAGAGAATACGACGAAGAGACAGCCTTGCCTGAGGAACTCGTAGGAGATCTGAGCAAGCAAAAGGCAATTTCAGTTGATACCTGGAAAAAGGCTAAGGCGAAGAAAGACTGGAGTATATTCGAACCCGAACTGAAGAAGACGATAGACCTTTCCGTTGAGAAAGCAGAGATTCTGATGGATATCAAGGGCACAGAGTCGATTTATGACACAATGATCGACGACTTCGAAAGAGGAATGACGAAAGAGAAGATTGCTTCAGTATTCTCTGAACTCAGGAAGGGACTAGTTCCATTGACACAGAAATGTGCAGAGGTATCTTCTGATGTTAAAACAGATTTTCTTAAGAGAGAGGTACCAATTGAAACACAGAAGAAGATTGCCACGGATTTGGCGACAACTATTGGCTACGACACAACATCAGACGAAGCAGCCGGCCGAATAGACCCCACCGAGCATCCCTTCACAACTGGCTACTATGATGATGTGAGAATCACTCTCAACTACAAAGAGGACAATTTGGTCGGGATGATGTATGCAGCCCTCCATGAAGGCGGTCATGCTCTCTATGAGCGAAATTTGAACCCAGACTGGAAATATCAGCCTATAGGCCAAGCTGCAAGTTTCGGAATCCATGAGAGCCAGTCAAGATTCATAGAGAATATGGTTGGCAGGTCACCAGAGTTTTTGGATTACTACTATCCTCGGTTGAATGATCTCACAGATGATTTGTTCTCCGATATTGACAAGTCGAGGTTCGCTAAGGCTGTTAATCTCGTAGAACCCTCCAAGATAAGAATCGAGGCGGATGAAGTTACATACTCGCTTCACGTCATCGTTCGTTTTGAGATTGAGAAAGCACTTTTTGGAGGAGAAATTGAGATATCAGAACTTCCGCAGGTCTGGAATGAGAAATACAACGAGTACCTAGGAGTCGAAGTCGAAAATGACTCAGAGGGTGTCATGCAAGACACTCATTGGGCCTCTGGATACTATGGCTACTTCCCATCTTATGCGCTAGGCAACGTCTACGATGGCATGTGGTTACAAAAGATAAACAAAGACATGCCCAAATGGCAAGAGAATCTCACGCATGGCAAAGTCATCCCTGTAACCGAATGGCTAATCGAGAATGTACACCACTATGGGTCATTGTACGATCCCGCAGATTTGATTGAGGAAGTTGTAGGCAAGCGTCCGAAAGCCCAACCGTTCCTCAGCTACCTAGAAGACAAGTACTCGTCGATATTTGGCTTCTAGTCGAAGTAGACACAATTTGGCGATTTGTACTGCGGGTAAGAGACATGAACATTAAACAGGTTCTACGGTACATCCTGCTTTTCCTATGTTATATGTGCATAGGTCTCTTTGGATTCATTACAGTCATCTACCTTTTCTTTGACTCCTCTACACTTGGCTGGATTATCTCCCTGGTCTATCCCAGTGTTGCACCATTGCTCTTCCTTCTGGTTCTAACAAGTGGGCTAATCATCATTCGGTTTTCATTCATGGGTAAACAAAGAGAAATGTCAATCATGGCCTTGATTTGTACATTCATCTTCATTGGAGCTGTCATACCCTACCCAGCGGTTCCGTTTGGTATTGCTGAAGCAGAGAATCAGATGTTATCGAACTACGGAAGAAGTTACGCTAATCTGGGTACATCTTCAATGCGACCTGCGCCCTACTCAGTTTTTGACAGTCTGTTCGGTATCTCCATTGATCGGACAGAATTCAGTGTACAGTACGACATACCCTATATGGACAATGGCCAAGATACCCTTCGGTTTGATTGGTATTGTCCAGAGGGCGAGGGGCCCTTCCCGGTTATTATAGCGATTCACGGTGGGGCGTGGGTTCTTGGCGATAAGGGAAGTGCAAACATTCCAGTCTTCAATCAATATTTTGCATCAAAAGGGTATGTAGTATTCGATATCCAGTACGGGCTTTTTGATGTTTCAAGCCTACCCGATTCATTCGGGATATTCACTTTACTTCCACAGTTTGGACCTTCATACAATGGCAGTTACACTATAGAAGATCAAATAGAGAATGTTGGCTATTTCACTAAGATGCTTGAAACCAACAGCTCAAAATACAATGCAGATATGGACAACGTCTTTGTTGTCGGCAGGTCAGCAGGGGGAAATCTTGCTTCGCTCGTGACACTTGGCTACAAGAACCCTCTGTTTGCCGGGAATTTTTCCAGTACTATGACTGTCAAAGGAGGGATTTGGATCTATCCAGTGACAAACATCACACGAGAGGAAACAGGGTTTTTTGACCCCCTTGTCGAGGGAAACCTCCCAATTGAGAATCAGTACAAGAAGCTATTCGCGGCCTCTCTCATCTTGAACAGCACGATTGTTCCACCAATCATGATTGTCCATGGAAGCAAAGATGGACTTGCGGATTATCAGAGTCAAGGAGTGAGCTTTCACAGACTGGCGAAGAATCTTGGGCACAAATGCATTCTGATTACCATACCGTGGGCGGGACATGGTTTTGACTACAACTTCTACGCATATGGGGGGCAGATTTCAACATACTACATTGAACGATTTCTAGCCTTAGAACTGGAGGGAGCCTGAAAGCCATGTGTAAATTGGAACATCTCAAGAATTTCAAAACACTTAGAATCTACTCCTTTCTAACGTCGTTGATATTAGCCCTGAGTATTTTCTTGTCTCAATTTGGGGTGTTAGGCAATGTATTGATTCAGTCAATCGCGTCTATAACAATAATTCTTGGCACTATTCTTGAGCTGATTCATATCTTGATATTGATTCAACTAACAAATAGAGATGACAAAGTCGGATGGGTTCTTCATCGCTTCGCGTACGGAACATTGGGGATCATGATATTCTCATTTTTATCAATAGTTAGTAGC comes from the Candidatus Thorarchaeota archaeon genome and includes:
- a CDS encoding carboxypeptidase M32: MNPYEKLLKEYRDVILIGSAQSIVHWDLETYMPPKGVKQRSEQLALLSRLEHRMITSDKIGKLLDEAEKDIEDMSQEQKRNLHLIRREYDEETALPEELVGDLSKQKAISVDTWKKAKAKKDWSIFEPELKKTIDLSVEKAEILMDIKGTESIYDTMIDDFERGMTKEKIASVFSELRKGLVPLTQKCAEVSSDVKTDFLKREVPIETQKKIATDLATTIGYDTTSDEAAGRIDPTEHPFTTGYYDDVRITLNYKEDNLVGMMYAALHEGGHALYERNLNPDWKYQPIGQAASFGIHESQSRFIENMVGRSPEFLDYYYPRLNDLTDDLFSDIDKSRFAKAVNLVEPSKIRIEADEVTYSLHVIVRFEIEKALFGGEIEISELPQVWNEKYNEYLGVEVENDSEGVMQDTHWASGYYGYFPSYALGNVYDGMWLQKINKDMPKWQENLTHGKVIPVTEWLIENVHHYGSLYDPADLIEEVVGKRPKAQPFLSYLEDKYSSIFGF
- a CDS encoding ACT domain-containing protein, whose amino-acid sequence is MANPKELDEYIKGGKAIVWPKRFAVTKAEEANCNCFVVIQDQNEITLVVEEEKLDTVPVIEVERGWRMITFDMILPFGVVGFLARIAQALAEARVSIFALSAYSTDHILVKEDNLDKAVHALESLGLVVAEQEDM
- a CDS encoding DMT family transporter is translated as MAKDDRIYYAMILACMFFWGGSWVSGKILVDIAPPFTIGFFRFLIASLFFVPLLILKQNSLETNLSRSDYGYFVLLGLTGIFGYGILFLTGMRFTTAAQGSIIAGVNPASVSLWAHVIHKEKLGSKWRYIGFILSFLGIVFVIGVQSLINFRLEYLIGNLIILGAMILWGIYSSIGKSAMRNVSSIQATAGGTFVGTVFFAAGAVFEGFWTLPAMVDPFFWLQVAFLGILVTFVSFLFYFHAIRNIGATRTSVFINLVPVFGTTLSILLLREPIYWTFIVGLILVVVGILIINYPETEKEKANHAIVTTEDT
- a CDS encoding alpha/beta hydrolase, with the protein product MNIKQVLRYILLFLCYMCIGLFGFITVIYLFFDSSTLGWIISLVYPSVAPLLFLLVLTSGLIIIRFSFMGKQREMSIMALICTFIFIGAVIPYPAVPFGIAEAENQMLSNYGRSYANLGTSSMRPAPYSVFDSLFGISIDRTEFSVQYDIPYMDNGQDTLRFDWYCPEGEGPFPVIIAIHGGAWVLGDKGSANIPVFNQYFASKGYVVFDIQYGLFDVSSLPDSFGIFTLLPQFGPSYNGSYTIEDQIENVGYFTKMLETNSSKYNADMDNVFVVGRSAGGNLASLVTLGYKNPLFAGNFSSTMTVKGGIWIYPVTNITREETGFFDPLVEGNLPIENQYKKLFAASLILNSTIVPPIMIVHGSKDGLADYQSQGVSFHRLAKNLGHKCILITIPWAGHGFDYNFYAYGGQISTYYIERFLALELEGA
- the trxA gene encoding thioredoxin; translation: MTEDEELAKIRERKMQELIRRSQQPEVREPLSKGTVEHLTEQNFWSTLKKTNIALVDFFAEWCGPCKALTPIFQRLAQDYKGEAFLAKIDIDRNQRAAQQFGVQSVPMVVVFKNGEPVGRLPGLRTYNDYSSIIERLLKQESSE
- a CDS encoding S9 family peptidase, translated to MPSRSSFERYLAVETAGGAVWHPEKKSIAFAYNAPGFYQIYTVDIERGKPLWPTRLTFEDDRCTAPHFLSDGTLMFTRDYGGDENFQFGLIDGYDMEWISKDLEAKHRFAHVTENAIYYIANIEDKARLDVYRRQIPLSSSDPELLYKPDEGIVIPRTTSPDESKVVLDKYRGNVDQELLLLETEDGTVRSLTEEVSNGKSVRWQSARWIDSESILVMSDLESDKRRLGVLGLEGAFKLIEDTDPPLEHEVEEIAYAEGDPFMYFTENVEGYSEIYRGKFQADGSVEDLERIEPPVKGVIESGDARSFQSGMSLSPDGNHLALTLSTPDQPTNVWVVEVEDRLAWKATSVNTAGLDPDSFVDASLRDFESFDDLTVPYFQYLPQGEMPEKGWPAILAIHGGPESQIRPGFSPVIQFMLSSGYAVVTPNIRGSTGYGRTYMDLDNVEKRLDSIHDIQQLALHLKSDVDSINGDKLIIYGGSYGGFAVLSSITEYPDLWTAAVDIVGISNFVTFLENTADWRRSLREAEYGSLDEDREILEQISPIHKVDEIECPLFIIQGENDERVPLSESVQIYEEIKAKGIAVELLTYPDEGHGLSKLENRIDAYSQVLDWLDDIVER
- a CDS encoding isoprenylcysteine carboxylmethyltransferase family protein translates to MGEDVSEGRGFYLSPPRLAAVNFAVLFIVAFFKSSLNFSFWRIALYVIGIVLTFAFIYSFIKTYQIPQTRMVPEEVDILIMYGPFATVRHPNFTGILLMNIAFFCFFPTVWLLPFILLFSGGWYHEAKYEETILIEKFGQKYEEYMQHTGMFLPKLE
- a CDS encoding isoaspartyl peptidase/L-asparaginase, which produces MNLPTIIVHGGAGKWKDKRIPVGLEEVEKASEIGFKILEKGGSALDAAEGCTVYMESCGNLNAGVGARKTIDGIRELDAMIIDGANLESGAVMAVKGIRHPTPLARYVMEETKYNQVAGEGARLLYQEMISKGYREETEPGYPKPKIKVDGADTVGCVVVDKEGRIAATSSTGGISDKIPGRVGDSPVFGAGAYANDIAGATATGYGEHIVRVQLTRMVVLYIEQGMEVQAACDKAMNLFEEKTGSEAGVIAVDRDGSHGWALNTKAMPSGVISVSIDNMKSETFHDQEPNAKE